AGGCAGTGACATAATCGATCATCCCCTGCACCGCGGCCAGGCTCTGCGGATCGCTGAAGGCGTCGGGCTCGGCCTCGAACACCAGGTCGATGACCGAGGTGCCGCCGAACGAGGCGTTCAGTCGTTGGTCGGACTGGATGATCTCGCTGCTGCTTTTAAAGAAGGTGACGAAGTTGCTGTCGCTGTAGATGCCCCTCATCAGGAAGATCGTCACCGGCAGCCCCGCGACCATGGCGATCAGCACGGCTTTGCGGTGGTTGTAGAAGAACATGCTGAAGCTCGCCACGTTGCGCCCCAGCCAGCCACCGTCTTTGCCGCCCAGCCGCCGGGCCTTGACCGGCAACAGCACCAGCAGCGCAGGGATCGTGGCGATCGAGACGATCAGCGCCACGGCCACGCCCAGCGAGAGCATCAGGCCGAAGTCGCGGATCAGCACCACCTTGCTCGTGGCGTTGGCTAAAAAGCCGACCACGGTGGTCACGCCGGTCATTACCACCGCCAGGCCGACCTCCTGGAGGGTCTTGGCCACCGCCTCGTTCTGCGGTACGCCCTCGGCCACCAGCTCGTATATGTAGTGGATCATGTGGATCGTATAGGCCGTGCCGATCGCCATCAGTACAACGGGGATCGAGCTGGTGATCATCGTCATCGGCTTGCCCACCAGCGCCATGAACCCTACGGTCCAGATCACGGAGATGATGACCGTCAGCATCGGCAGGGCCACTCCGCCCAGGCGGCGGAACGAGACCAGCAGCGTCGCCAAAATCACCAGCAGCACCAGCGGAATCATCGTGCGCAGGTCGCGCTGCATGTACTCGCCGAGCATGATCGTGATCACCGGCGATCCGGCGACCTCGACCTCGATCCCCTCGGGGACTTCCTGCTGCACTATCGCCCGCGCCTGTCTGTAGATCTCCTCTTTTTGCTCGATCTCCATGCCCGCGGGCAGCTTGATCATGATTCCGGTCGAGAGCTTGTCGTAGCTGGCCATGGTGCCGGCGAAGGTCTCCCAATCGAACAGGTCGAGCTCGAGCTGTTTGACGATCTGTAGCTGCTCCTGTTCGTCCGCGGGCCACGAGGGGAGCAGGTCGCTGACCGAGACCACCACCTCCTCGGAGCCGTCCTCGAGCAGCTCGGTGCTGCCGCGTACGGTTTTAACCGTGGGGATCGCCAGTACGTCTTCCATCAACACGCTGCGCGCGCAGATGTCGTCCTCGATTTGGGCTTCGGTGCAGCCTGCGCAGTTGCGCTCGATCAGCTTGGGAACGAACTGCCTCTGGGCGCTGAAGCACAGGCCTTCGCCGCGATTCTCGACGCTGCACTGGGTGGGCTCGTTGACCAGCAGTGTCCGCAGGTCGTCGTGATCGGCCAGCCGCATGCAGCTTTGGTTGTCCCAAGCCGATTGGTCGCACTCGGGTAGGGAACTGCGCAGATCTGCCAGGTCGGAGCGGCTATCGGGCCAGATGAACCAACCGGGGCGGTGGCTGTCGAACTCGTCGCCGATGCGGTCGACGAAACGCAGTTGCTCGAGCTTTTCACAGATGCGGTCCAGCGCCTCGATCACCCGCGGCTGAAA
This portion of the Candidatus Alcyoniella australis genome encodes:
- a CDS encoding MMPL family transporter, giving the protein MRLWSKFVLNNPKLILVATLIVTIFFALQIPKIRISNEIKEFLPSDNPAKSYYSVLTKQFGSDTIMIFGLYTPEGQDQTIFQPRVIEALDRICEKLEQLRFVDRIGDEFDSHRPGWFIWPDSRSDLADLRSSLPECDQSAWDNQSCMRLADHDDLRTLLVNEPTQCSVENRGEGLCFSAQRQFVPKLIERNCAGCTEAQIEDDICARSVLMEDVLAIPTVKTVRGSTELLEDGSEEVVVSVSDLLPSWPADEQEQLQIVKQLELDLFDWETFAGTMASYDKLSTGIMIKLPAGMEIEQKEEIYRQARAIVQQEVPEGIEVEVAGSPVITIMLGEYMQRDLRTMIPLVLLVILATLLVSFRRLGGVALPMLTVIISVIWTVGFMALVGKPMTMITSSIPVVLMAIGTAYTIHMIHYIYELVAEGVPQNEAVAKTLQEVGLAVVMTGVTTVVGFLANATSKVVLIRDFGLMLSLGVAVALIVSIATIPALLVLLPVKARRLGGKDGGWLGRNVASFSMFFYNHRKAVLIAMVAGLPVTIFLMRGIYSDSNFVTFFKSSSEIIQSDQRLNASFGGTSVIDLVFEAEPDAFSDPQSLAAVQGMIDYVTALHEQDPQTYPEPGKSISALSYLKRFHQVTNGGDPQFYRVPETEDQVLDYYFTIGDEQLEGTLDVEDYAAIRVAMQFKEGSTRKFWSLRDALFDYYDREIQGELDWARPGPPEPGLWDKIHNIYNPNITDSGRHGSLIISGPHFLQAEADRMIVTGQITSLVVCLVVVFILCMIIFRSALGGLYAIVPVVVTIGMNFALMGLTAMLYTHGLPIHRIPLEIGTALVSVGAIGMGVDYAIHYLNRFRLEVAAGHSPVEAMQLTAQTAGAAIAINAVSLILGWLVLIFSQFNPMMRMGILTALSMLVAASTTLICYPALFGLFVPRFVKKQPHTGSTTK